The sequence tgacattggtactTTAGTTGTTCAAATTGTCATATTGTGTATTGTTGAAACTACTGTGCTTTTGTTATAATTACTCCAATATAGGAAATCACTCTATTTTGTGCCATGacattcacttgttgttcttgttacTGTTTATGTTGTGTTGCCCAAGTGACCTGAGTTAATGTTGCTGAACTTCTTTTTGGTTGTGCTTCTTCTATTattcttttcgatgatgccaaaagaggGAAGTTATATAGGTGTCAACATGGGGGAGGAATAGAATCGaattgatatgttgtgttgtgCATGGAAGATAGTTGTGCTTCGTAGGGGGAACGTTGTTGATAATGCAGGGAAACATGTGAGAAATCTGGTTCTCAAGAGATGGCTCACGGTGCTAATAATATGTTGATTATGGTTCTGATCTGCAGGAAACATGTGAGGAATCTGGTTCTCAAGAGGAATATCTATtttgggtttgtcatcatcaaaaagggggaaattgataagttatggttCTTTGAGTTTTAATGATTTGCCAAACAGTCTTGAGGAGCCAGTTGTGATCAGCTCCTTAGGTTTGGTTCTCATGGGGAATATGACTGATTCATAGGGGGAACAATGTGGAGATCTGGTTCTCGGGaggaatatcaattctaagtttgtcatcaacaaaaagggggaaattgataggttacaagtaccttgggcataagtactttactttgtgttttgatgatctaacaaacttaccatccagaaccagataaggaacatgttacacatttacaagaccttgAAATCACAAAGTTCCAGGTTGGGATCCAGCCCTTGGGAGAGCAAGGTGACTGCTATTTACTGAATCACAGGACTTGcaggagctgaccatagaagagctggttggaaatctgaagacctacgagatgaagaggaaaatagacagtgaaagaagagaaccaaagaaagaaaagaacctggtactcaaagttgataacaatgactcaagtgaggaagaGTGGAAGGAAGAGTTGAGGAaacaggtccctaccagttcccgaggagactgtatgaagtcaactctctagcaggaaagttgctgcctgcacagcCATCTGCACAGGAACAATGTAGCAATCAACTTTCTATGGAAGGCTTTTTACCtgccttgcttacatcattgtaagtgattTCACACAAGTATAAATACAGTCAAGGAAGGTAAAATAACTTACTTCATGACAGAACCAGATAAATGACCTGAAGTATGCCTGGTACAATCATTTAAGttaatcgactcaagataatctgggcaGTGTGCCTTGAGACTCACAAGAACTAGattagggacctgatcccttggtgttcCCCTAGCAGAAGTgtaagtcaactatacagctggaaaacaactgcagaaagtgactgcaTGCAACTGTACACGCAACAGTTCAGTAGACAGTGCAATAGTCACTTCCCATTGAGAAGAGGTATGTACTAACCAAGATTTGACATCACTAAGGTGATGTCTTTTGTTGTAtaaacctggtgcaaggcacaagaCTTCCTCCAACACTTgcaaaatcagaaaaggaaatattctctcaagtgctagcaacaacctctctcaagaacaaagttgatgcaacctcaaggaccggatccaagattgaagatatctttagtccttaggtttgttgagtctttgttaattgttcttcattgtaactcctatcttgctttcttagaagctgttTTTAGAAAACCCAAAATCCGTAAACTCTccagtttatgttgtgactaggtgtagtcataagttaaagtctttataactagagagttacaaagtggcttgtaatagtgttattacaagttagagtgattAAAGTCTTTgtcactagagagtgacaaagtggcttgtggtgagagtatcacaagttagtcaaagtctttgtaactagagagtcacaaagtggcttatggtaagagtaccacaagttagttgagttgaattttttgtaatagagttattacaaagtggcttgtaataggggtttacaagttagtgaagttgaaagcctacaagtgtaggtcgtggtttttgtccccttgagctGGGATTTTTCCACATAGAaatcctctgtgttctttatttaccGTCGAGCTATTGTAGTAACAAATATAGAACCCGATTCTCTATACTGGCTGGTTTTATAGTCTATTGCTTACAGTGGGAACTTATAGAGAATCTGGCTCTCTGTACATTGGGAACTTATCATGTGTCTTATTTACATACTTGTTTAGTAGTTAGCACTGTAccaaactgatataggaccagatcgcTATACAATTTggttcattattatttttagtgAAAACTCACAGAGAACCTGGTTCTATATACAATCTGGTGGACGCTTAGTTTCTAACAGaagacattataaatgtttcatgactCACAAAGATATTCAGATtcacaggttgagtcatttacttcatgcttcttttatttcttttacatACTACTtcccatgccttacatactcgatacattattcgtactgatgcccctattgcttggggcctgcgtttcatgcccgcaggtgcaggtagataggctgacggtcccccttattaggatccttgctcagcaagacttggtgtgctccacttgattcaGAGCTATTATTAATTTTGGTATGTTATttttgtatgtagatatgggtacgacagggcccagtcccgtcctttatacaattgtacactctattagaggtctgtagacagtcatgtatagttggacaATATGTGGCCTTGTCAGCTTTTAATTTTGAATGTATAGTTGCCTATAGTAGCCTTGTTGGCTCACCTtaccgtattccgcatgtatatgtaaatatgtcttttggacatgttttcctcacgtatgttattcacgtgattcagcagtttattgataaatgttattcatgacctacccttaattcttgtttatatcttagacgcatgcttagggatGTTCGAcgggtaggactcgggcactcgtcatggcccatcggtttgggtcgcgacaaaagtggtatcaaagcagttctgtcctagggttatctacaaaccgtgtctagtagagtcttgtttatgagtgtgttatACACCACATTTATAAATAGGAGGCTACGGGTCATATAAGATGTTATCttcccttcttatcttagatcgtgcgatataagaattcattttcCTAACGATGTGTTATATTTTCAGTGATGCCTAAGAAGGCTACAGCTGCCTAGAAGGGCAAGTCCATGGCTGATGAGACTACTAGttgagcgccacgagttaccaagGCTCGGGGAAAGTCTCATAGTGAGGTTCCATcttagacttcacatacccccGCTCTCTCCGGAcaaggggcaccagctccagtgcCTGCCCCTGTACATCCAGCTAAGGTTGGCATGTGGGTTGGTTAGGTCCGGGACCGACCCAGGCCCCCGAGCCCATATGGGtagtgggcctaaacgggcctaacCATTTAAGCCCGAGACCAAGGGTGGGCCTGCTAAGTTGGCTGGTTCCTTGAAGAAGCCCGTGAGAACCGAACCGTTTGGGCTCGGGATCGGTTATTAAGTGGGCATGTTCAACCGGTCCTAAACGGGCTCAAACGGGCCcaacaactattttttttataaaaaatccaattttttttagCCGTTGCGACATTTAAAAAATGGTCGTTGGCCTACAAAAATAGTCGTTTGGGCTttctaaaatagccatttaaagcccctccccccaactttgttttaaccccaaactttttataattacacttttttctattttcaacaataaataccccctcattctttcatttttctcacaaaatcatcattctctttctaattttcttctataattggttactttattattgcaatttgtgtgaaaaattatgaagttggtgaattgaagtattcaagtcttcaacgataattaattttcaacaagttgttcgtcaattcggtaaactcatttcaactcttaagttttaatattatagttttgttttgttttatttacttttgtATTGTTGGATTAATTAAGATGGATTTTTCGTTaaaaaaatgtttagtaaaaataaggaaaaatccaagagtggtgaatctagtggccaatctattCCTCCTCCAATTCCCCGGGATCTCCTACCCAAACCACATACCCGTCCTCCACCtgctcctattcttgatagtgataatactTTATTACAATTTATTGAGATTCAATATGTGCATAATGTTGGAGGTGGTGAACACTTAgatcatgaatatatgaatgctctttatggtaatccaactattgatgaataTAATGAGCAGGAAATAGATTtggatgaaacgcaaccggatgacgatatACCCACTAGTCTTATTGTCCcaactaatccaaatgatgccccgtctGACCCCCTGTTACTAttcctactttttctagacaaccttctaaacgggccgaaacatctcttgtttgccCATTTCTTATtcaaataagataaaaaaaaataaagctaagtgtaaaacttgtggcaaagagttagctTTTAACTATGTtactcgggggggggggggggggaggagggaCGAGAAGTTTGAggagacacatattgctacaccctcaagataaagttaAATATCTTCATATGAAAGCTTCggccgaggggacaagtgtacCTCGTCAGCCTGAccctagtaccgggtcaaatcaattttaatcaaaaattaatactgttaccggtggtattttatattatgatccaagaaaagatagggaagaattggcaaaaatggttactgttatgtgcttaccctacagttttccttctaaccctcactttgtacattatattagaagagtttttaatcctacttataaagaaTGGCCTCGCATAACCGTAAAGagcaatatttataaatataaacttGAACACTACAAGAAATTATCCTTATTGCGGCGACCAAAGTCGCTACAAAATCCATGAAAGTCGCTGCTACATGTTATCAGTGGCGACATTTGTGTTGCTACAAGGAAAACTTTAACTGAAAGGTATTTGTGGCGACTTCAAAAAGTCACCGCTAAAAGCTCATATTTTGCGGCGACACAGTTGCCACAAAAGGTCACAAAACCCGCTACAAAAATGGTTCCACAAGAATAAAATTTTAGCTGGGTCGCCACTGCTATTCCCTTTTAGCAGCAACTGTTATCGCTGCCAAAACATATTTTCAGTGGCAAGTTCATATCGCTACTATAAATGACTTTTAGTAGCGACTCATGTCGCTACAAATAATAAACCAAGAAAGGTGCAAAACTTTCTGTTGCGACTAAAGTTGCTGCAAAAGAAATAAACTAATAGTGGCAATTTTAACATCGCAACAATTACTAATATTTTGTGACAAAATAATGTCGCCACTAAAACCTATCTTCTCAAAAGCGATAGTgaccaaaattatatatatttccGGTGGGAACCTAATTCTCTAAATTTAATGACGGGATATTCACATCTATTGACTATCAATATTAAAAGaaaccaataatatttaaaaaccaccaaaagaaattctcaaactaaatattataaatattttcatcACTAAAAAGTCAATTACATAATACTACACGACACTTTATTGTACATTGTAATTGTACGCATATACATATCCCAAAAAGACAAAATATTAAGTGCCTTGTAATTGCTCCTTGGTCGACACCATCCTTGAACGATACCATTGTTTATGTGCCTTGTCCCTGCTAAGAAATGTAGCAGTCGATCATCCTCTAAAAAAAATGTATGTCACGTAAATGACACTCACTCCCGTCCATTTTAAGGTTTTAACACAACTTTTAGAAAATCAGTTAATAACATTAATTATAAGGGAGTATTTGACTAAATTACTCTTTATTTATCTGCAAACATGAGAAACCTTTTTAGAAAGTTGTACAGATCATTTTCCCTTAGCTTTACTTCTTTCAAAGAACCACAGTTCTATTAAAGACTCACTTTAATGCATATGTTACCCCTACAGATGATATGCTGAATCTTTCCAGGGAAGAGCAGCAGCAACGCCTAAAAGTAATGTGcataaattttaaaagaaacaacagcagcagcagcccCCCTCAGGCCTTTTTTTTAAACACTACATATGCCATTGAAAAATCCAGATTTCACATAAACAAAAAGCAACCCAATAGTCTATTATCAAGAGGATGAAATTTAAAGAAGGAGAAGTTGAAAAGAAGATAGGGAGCAAGTGACAGAAGAATTATCCAGAATTAATGAAGAAGAAATGCCGAGAAGGAAGAAGAATTGTTAAGAAGCGGCGAAGCAAGTACCTGTTGTTGCATTCTGATCATGAAACTAGCAAATTGTTCATGCATCCTCTTGTCCACTTCTAGATGGATCCTCTTTCCTACTTCTACATTTGCATGTTCACGCTCCTCTGCCAACTTCCTTTGCACTTCTGCATTTGCGTGTTCACGCTTCTCTGCCAACTTCCTTTGCAACTCAAGCTCCATATTTCTTTTCAACTCAGTGGCCATTTGTTCACGTTCTTCTTGCAACTTCCTATCCATCTCGGCTTGCATCTCTTGACGCACAATTTTCATAGCTAAAGACACGCTAGACTCTATGTTTGCATGCTGCGTGTTACTCTTTTTAGGAGGCTTCTTTCCGTATCCTTTTCCGCGAACATAACCTGTTCTCTCACCAAAAATGGTGGATAAAATCTCATCTCTAGTCATGGGATGCTCGATCTCTTCAGATTGTTTCTGAGCGACAACTTCCTAAAGTTGACCCTGCATTTATGCATAATCATTTACATCAAAACATAATAAAACACACTCAATGTAACTTATAGAAACAGAAAGATAACAAGTCTATGATATTAGATAATTATATGAATTTGTTGGGATTGTGAATCCACCCACATCAGTTCTCCTTTATCATCCTTGCGTGTATGTTGGATCTCCCAAACTTTATCTGGTGTGTCTATTTCTTCGGTAATAGGATTTCTCTGCAATATAATTTCAGAGAAAAAATGGCTAAACAAATATATAAATATGTAAATAACAAAGAAGCATATGTGATATTAGGGGACTAAATATATTTTTACCGTAGATTCCTCTACTTCTGCAAAAGACCTTGTACCACAAGTATGCTtagttatttgattttctctatttctTTTGTTCCTCTTACTTACAACCTATAAGTCAACAGATTAATAAATCACCTTTCAAAGATGTGAATGGTGCCCTTTGGTTAACAGAATCTTCATGTATTAAGTTAGTACCTTAAAATCCTGACTTTCAAAATATTGTATTAGGTATTTCCAGTCCTCAAGCTCAACATCTTCAAGTCGATGAGACAATATTTCTTCATTAGTATTGTACTTAGAGTACATCCTACCTAGTCGAGCTTTCCATGCTCTAAAAAGCCTTTGCATAGTGCTAATTACAAAGGCTTGAAACCTATGCTCTTACAGCCCGCTGCAAACTTCAAATTTATCCTGCCaataaatataatattatattCAATATCCTAACCACATAAATGTaatattaatataccaatgaAGGGTTCCTATTAGAGTATAACCAGTCAAGTGACAACACAGAATAAGATAATCTTTGTGCTTCTAT is a genomic window of Nicotiana tabacum cultivar K326 chromosome 16, ASM71507v2, whole genome shotgun sequence containing:
- the LOC107769232 gene encoding uncharacterized protein LOC107769232; translated protein: MTRDEILSTIFGERTGYVRGKGYGKKPPKKSNTQHANIESSVSLAMKIVRQEMQAEMDRKLQEEREQMATELKRNMELELQRKLAEKREHANAEVQRKLAEEREHANVEVGKRIHLEVDKRMHEQFASFMIRMQQQQGQGT